A region from the Salvelinus fontinalis isolate EN_2023a chromosome 23, ASM2944872v1, whole genome shotgun sequence genome encodes:
- the LOC129820672 gene encoding neurexophilin-2-like — MRTPSSLLIIFLLHQVWCRKVQMQFPETELIEWEEGDHEEKFSPSGASPRVLNPLRLFARGVPGAVGPPSLKHNPIRDMTYLENMEDFWDWLSNQTDVQASQVRAKRRPIVKTGKFKKMFGWGDFHSNIKTIKLNLLITGKIVDHGNGTFSVYFRHNSTGLGNVSVSLVPPSKVVEFEMAQQSTLETKDSKAFNCRIEYEKTDRNKKTALCSFDSSKVCYQEQTQSHVSWLCSKPFKVICIYIAFYSVDYKLVQKVCPDYNYHSDTPYSSTG, encoded by the coding sequence GTGTGGTGCAGGAAGGTCCAGATGCAGTTCCCAGAGACAGAGCTGATAGAGTGGGAGGAGGGGGACCATGAGGAGAAGTTCTCCCCCAGCGGAGCCAGTCCCAGAGTCCTCAACCCCCTGAGGCTATTCGCTAGGGGGGTCCCTGGAGCCGTCGGGCCCCCCAGCCTTAAACACAACCCCATCAGGGACATGACATACCTAGAGAACATGGAGGACTTCTGGGATTGGTTATCCAACCAGACAGATGTTCAGGCCAGCCAGGTCAGAGCCAAGCGACGACCCATCGTCAAGACAGGCAAGTTCAAGAAGATGTTTGGCTGGGGAGACTTCCACTCCAACATTAAGACCATCAAGCTTAACCTGCTGATCACCGGGAAGATCGTGGACCACGGTAACGGAACGTTCAGTGTCTACTTCCGCCATAACTCCACCGGCCTGGGGAACGTGTCGGTGAGTCTGGTGCCGCCGTCTAAAGTGGTGGAGTTTGAGATGGCTCAGCAGTCCACACTGGAGACAAAAGACTCTAAAGCTTTCAACTGTCGTATCGAGTATGAGAAGACGGACCGCAACAAGAAGACGGCTCTGTGCAGCTTCGACTCCTCCAAGGTGTGTTACCAGGAACAGACACAAAGCCACGTCTCCTGGCTCTGCTCCAAGCCCTTTAAAGTCATCTGCATCTACATCGCCTTCTACAGCGTGGACTACAAACTGGTGCAGAAGGTCTGcccggactacaactaccatagtgacactccctactcctccactggctga